One stretch of Marinitoga hydrogenitolerans DSM 16785 DNA includes these proteins:
- the scpB gene encoding SMC-Scp complex subunit ScpB: MQNKHLMPIIEAMLFSKSSGFTSKEIAEKLNETEEKINSILIDIWEHYNSEIHGIELENFEGKYRFTIKNEIKSILNPRPRVFSLTEAQFEILAILLLNGPSSTVEIEKSRGKSSYHQIKKLMEMGLIVKKRKENTKNRYIYDLSEMFFELLPEKTINELRGAKIDKASNIPSKNR, from the coding sequence GTGCAAAATAAGCATCTTATGCCTATTATAGAAGCTATGCTTTTTTCTAAATCATCTGGATTCACTTCAAAAGAAATTGCTGAAAAGTTAAACGAAACCGAGGAAAAAATAAATTCCATCCTTATAGACATATGGGAACATTATAATTCTGAAATACATGGCATAGAATTAGAGAATTTCGAAGGAAAATATAGATTTACAATAAAAAATGAGATTAAATCTATTTTAAATCCACGACCAAGAGTTTTTTCACTTACTGAAGCTCAATTTGAAATATTAGCTATTCTACTTTTAAATGGCCCATCCTCTACTGTTGAAATAGAAAAATCCAGAGGAAAATCTTCTTATCATCAAATTAAAAAATTGATGGAAATGGGGTTAATTGTGAAAAAAAGAAAAGAAAATACCAAAAATAGATATATATATGATCTCTCAGAAATGTTTTTTGAATTATTACCTGAAAAAACTATAAATGAATTAAGAGGTGCTAAAATTGATAAAGCTTCAAACATTCCTTCAAAAAATAGGTGA
- a CDS encoding pseudouridine synthase: MIKLQTFLQKIGEGSRREIGNLIVSGKIKVNGEIIREPWFKVVEEDIIEIHGKKIHVKDKISEAENYVYYLIHKPIGYLSALKDDRGRKTITDLIQGKIKEKVFHVGRLDYNTSGLMLLTNDGDLANLLLHPKKRIYKTYKALLNKHIKENNLKKLEEGIIIEGGYKTQPAKIEKAQKKGKYSEVTLSIHEGKKRQVRLMFKVLGFNVLKLKRIKFGPWSIKEVVNPGDIKKLNPEDIKKLKEYLKK, from the coding sequence TTGATAAAGCTTCAAACATTCCTTCAAAAAATAGGTGAAGGTTCTAGAAGAGAAATTGGTAATTTAATTGTATCTGGTAAGATTAAGGTTAATGGGGAAATTATTAGAGAACCATGGTTTAAGGTTGTTGAAGAAGATATAATAGAAATTCATGGAAAAAAAATTCATGTGAAAGATAAAATTTCAGAGGCTGAAAATTATGTATATTATTTAATTCATAAACCTATTGGTTACCTATCTGCTTTAAAAGATGACAGAGGTAGAAAAACTATAACTGATTTAATACAAGGAAAAATAAAAGAAAAAGTTTTTCATGTTGGGAGATTGGATTATAATACTTCTGGATTAATGCTTTTAACAAATGATGGTGATTTAGCAAATTTACTTCTTCATCCAAAAAAACGAATATATAAAACTTATAAAGCTTTGTTAAATAAACATATTAAGGAAAACAATTTAAAAAAATTAGAAGAAGGTATTATTATTGAGGGTGGATATAAAACTCAACCAGCTAAAATTGAAAAAGCACAAAAAAAAGGAAAATATTCAGAAGTCACTTTAAGCATACATGAAGGGAAAAAACGTCAGGTCAGACTTATGTTCAAAGTTCTTGGTTTTAATGTTTTAAAATTAAAACGTATTAAATTTGGCCCATGGTCAATTAAGGAAGTTGTAAATCCTGGAGATATTAAAAAATTGAATCCAGAAGATATTAAAAAGTTAAAAGAATATTTGAAGAAATAA